One Ricinus communis isolate WT05 ecotype wild-type chromosome 7, ASM1957865v1, whole genome shotgun sequence genomic region harbors:
- the LOC8259132 gene encoding O-fucosyltransferase 38 gives MVNSRVYSHMKSSSPASASARFLSRRPSPSSVTLYIIILFAFSLFIFLFNTRDILENEPIPHFSQDSHSQTQPNSPSQNQSKSHSHSDQMPVEQLQNTPLNYGLHPCVNPTLKFKVAQGWDRYMTVRSNGGLNQMRTGIADMVAVAHIMNATLVIPQLDKRSFWQDSSTFPDIFDELHFITSLQNDVRIVKELPKELESLPRARKHFTSWSGMGYYEEMTRLWKEFQVIHVPKSDSRLSNNDLPLDIQRLRCRALYHALRFSPPIESLGKTLVGRLRSRGGRYIALHLRYEKDMLSFTGCNYGLTEAESEELRLMRESTNHWKVKKINSTEQREAGFCPLTPKEVGIFLQALGYSPSMIIYIAAGEIYGGESHLLELMARFPNTVFKETLATPEELKAFAKHASQTAALDYIISVESDVFVPSHSGNMARAVEGHRRFLGHRKTITPERRGLVKLFDKLESGQMKEGPTFSNIVQEMHKNRQGAPRKRKGPLPGIKGRARLRTEESFYENPYPECICRSKKGSL, from the exons ATGGTAAACAGCAGAGTGTATTCTCACATGAAAAGCTCATCACCAGCGTCAGCATCAGCTAGATTCCTCTCAAGAAGACCTTCTCCTTCTTCCGTTACTCTTTACATAATCattctttttgcattttcactctttatttttctttttaacacaAGAGACATACTGGAAAATGAGCCCATACCTCACTTCTCTCAAGATTCTCATTCTCAAACTCAACCTAATTCTCCGTCTCAAAATCAATCCAAATCTCATTCTCACTCTGATCAG ATGCCTGTTGAACAACTGCAGAATACTCCTCTCAATTATGGTTTACACCCTTGTGTCAATCCTACACTCAAATTTAAAG TTGCTCAAGGATGGGATCGCTACATGACTGTAAGAAGCAATGGAGGACTAAACCAAATGCGCACTGGT ATTGCAGACATGGTGGCTGTTGCGCACATCATGAATGCAACATTAGTCATTCCCCAACTGGATAAACGTTCATTCTGGCAAGACTCAAG TACTTTTCCAGATATATTTGATGAGCTTCATTTCATTACGAGCTTACAAAATGATGTAAGAATTGTTAAGGAGCTACCCAAAGAACTAGAGTCTCTTCCTCGGGCCAGGAAACACTTCACTTCCTGGTCAGGCATGGGTTATTATGAAGAGATGACACGATTATGGAAGGAATTTCAG GTAATTCATGTTCCAAAATCAGATTCACGCCTTTCAAACAATGATTTGCCTCTTGATATCCAGAGGTTAAGATGCCGAGCTCTATATCATGCTCTTCGCTTCTCTCCTCCAATTGAGAGCCTGGGAAAG ACGTTGGTGGGGCGGCTGAGATCACGTGGTGGAAGATACATTGCTCTTCATCTAAGATATGAGAAGGATATGCTTTCTTTCACTGGATGCAATTATGGTCTGACAGAGGCTGAATCTGAGGAGCTACGACTAATGAG gGAGAGTACAAACCATTGGAAGGTTAAAAAGATAAACTCAACTGAACAGAGAGAGGCAGGATTTTGTCCTTTAACTCCAAAGGAGGTGGGAATATTTCTTCAGGCTCTTGGTTATTCTCCATCAATGATAATTTACATTGCAGCTGGGGAAATTTATGGCGGTGAATCTCACCTTTTAGAGCTTATGGCTCGGTTCCCAAATACAGTTTTCAAG GAAACATTAGCAACACCAGAGGAGTTAAAGGCATTTGCTAAGCATGCATCTCAGACAGCAGCACttgattatattatttctGTAGAGAGTGATGTGTTCGTTCCATCACACTCAGGTAATATGGCCAGAGCAGTCGAGGGCCACCGGAGATTCTTAGGGCATCGCAAGACAATTACTCCAGAGAG AAGAGGACTTGTTAAACTTTTTGATAAGCTAGAAAGTGGACAGATGAAAGAAGGGCCGACATTTTCAAACATTGTTCAGGAGATGCATAAGAACAG GCAAGGAGCtccaaggaaaagaaaaggtccACTGCCAGGAATAAAAGGTCGGGCACGTTTAAGGACTGAAGAATCATTTTATGAGAATCCATATCCTGAATGTATTTGTAGATCAAAAAAGGGTAGTCTGTAA